The following coding sequences lie in one Candidatus Coatesbacteria bacterium genomic window:
- the gcvH gene encoding glycine cleavage system protein GcvH produces MSYPDDRKYADSHEWVLAEGETASIGISAYAAEELGELVYIELPEVGEQLEKGTEFGVVESVKAASDLMAPVSGEVVEVNEEAVDEPKLVNDDPYNGGWLVKVKLADPDELDNLHDAGAYEDIIGEG; encoded by the coding sequence GTGTCCTATCCCGACGATCGCAAGTACGCTGATTCCCACGAATGGGTCCTGGCCGAGGGCGAAACCGCCTCCATCGGCATCTCGGCCTACGCCGCCGAGGAGCTGGGCGAACTGGTCTACATCGAACTGCCCGAGGTCGGCGAGCAGCTCGAAAAGGGGACGGAGTTCGGCGTCGTCGAATCGGTCAAGGCGGCCAGCGATCTGATGGCCCCGGTCTCCGGCGAGGTCGTCGAGGTCAACGAAGAGGCCGTCGACGAGCCCAAGCTGGTCAACGACGACCCCTACAACGGCGGCTGGCTGGTCAAGGTCAAGCTGGCCGATCCCGACGAGCTGGACAATCTGCACGACGCCGGGGCCTACGAAGACATCATCGGCGAGGGGTAG
- a CDS encoding NAD(P)H-dependent glycerol-3-phosphate dehydrogenase, producing the protein MKLPDKVAVMGAGSWGTALSIAFTYAGNPVTLWAHTPELAAKLQRFGENVDYLPGAKLPPELEITADIAEAAKAAGVVVSMGPAQFAREVIRRFAPHLWKGTIVVNAAKGLERSTGRTMSRLLQELLPDRFHKRISVLAGPNFAVEVAQGLPAAAVAASRSKAAARWLQDRLSSDRFRLYTTNDPVGAEIGGAMKNIFAIAAGVIAAVGLGANSRAALITRGLVEIARIGKILGAKSKTFNGLSGLGDLMLSCSSPKSRNYQVGYRVGRGEKLPDILRGMINVAEGVPTTVAAVRLARENKIELPITQEVFSLLYEGKDPHACVQDLMTRRLKPE; encoded by the coding sequence GTGAAACTACCGGACAAAGTCGCCGTCATGGGTGCGGGCAGTTGGGGCACCGCGCTGTCGATCGCCTTCACCTACGCCGGCAATCCCGTCACCCTCTGGGCCCACACCCCGGAACTGGCCGCCAAACTGCAGCGTTTCGGCGAGAACGTCGACTACCTCCCCGGCGCCAAGCTGCCGCCGGAACTGGAAATCACCGCCGACATCGCCGAGGCCGCCAAGGCGGCCGGCGTGGTCGTCAGCATGGGCCCGGCCCAGTTCGCCCGCGAGGTTATCCGGCGCTTCGCCCCCCACCTCTGGAAGGGCACCATCGTCGTCAACGCCGCCAAGGGGCTCGAGCGCAGCACGGGACGGACCATGAGCCGCCTGCTGCAGGAGCTGCTGCCCGACCGCTTTCATAAACGCATCAGCGTATTGGCCGGACCCAACTTCGCCGTCGAGGTGGCCCAGGGCCTGCCCGCCGCCGCCGTGGCAGCCAGCCGCTCCAAGGCCGCCGCCCGCTGGCTGCAGGACCGCCTCTCCTCGGACCGCTTCCGCCTCTACACCACCAACGACCCCGTCGGCGCCGAGATCGGCGGGGCGATGAAGAATATCTTCGCCATCGCCGCCGGCGTTATCGCCGCCGTCGGCCTGGGCGCCAACAGCCGCGCCGCCCTGATCACCCGAGGGCTGGTCGAAATCGCCCGCATCGGCAAGATTCTGGGCGCCAAGTCCAAAACCTTCAACGGCCTGAGCGGCCTGGGCGATCTGATGCTCTCCTGCTCCAGCCCCAAGAGCCGCAACTACCAGGTCGGCTATCGGGTCGGTCGCGGCGAGAAGCTGCCCGACATCCTGCGTGGGATGATCAACGTCGCCGAGGGCGTTCCCACCACCGTCGCCGCCGTCCGCCTGGCCCGGGAGAACAAGATCGAGCTGCCGATCACCCAGGAGGTCTTCAGCCTGCTCTATGAGGGCAAGGACCCCCACGCTTGCGTGCAGGATCTGATGACACGCCGGCTCAAGCCCGAATAG
- a CDS encoding glycosyltransferase — MKTLAVIPAYNEAPRIGGVVRRVRRILDDVLVVDDASTDHGPAVAAEAGALILHNEPPNHGKGYALRIGFSYALAEDYDAVVTLDADGQHPPELIPRFLAALEDGADLVYGNRLGDLTGMPPERVFSNRTTTALVSLLAGTRLADSQCGMRAVRAWVLRAAVTECDGFAAESEQLILAARHGAHLAPLTIPTIYLPDSSSKMHVLRDTLRFARRWFRWLGWLW; from the coding sequence ATGAAAACCCTGGCCGTAATTCCGGCTTACAACGAGGCCCCGCGGATCGGCGGGGTCGTGCGTCGTGTGCGGCGAATTCTCGACGACGTCCTCGTCGTCGACGACGCCTCGACGGACCACGGGCCCGCCGTCGCCGCCGAGGCCGGCGCCCTGATACTGCACAACGAACCGCCCAATCACGGCAAGGGTTACGCCCTGCGCATCGGCTTCTCCTACGCCCTGGCCGAGGACTACGACGCCGTCGTCACCCTCGATGCCGACGGCCAACACCCCCCCGAGCTGATCCCCCGCTTCCTCGCCGCCCTGGAGGACGGCGCCGATCTGGTCTACGGTAACCGGCTGGGCGATCTGACCGGCATGCCGCCGGAGCGCGTCTTCTCCAACCGCACCACCACGGCCCTGGTCTCCCTGCTGGCCGGAACGCGCCTGGCCGACAGCCAGTGCGGCATGCGCGCCGTGCGCGCCTGGGTCCTGCGAGCCGCCGTCACCGAATGCGACGGCTTCGCCGCCGAGAGCGAACAGCTGATCCTGGCCGCAAGACACGGCGCCCACCTCGCTCCCCTCACCATCCCCACCATCTACCTCCCCGATTCCTCCAGCAAGATGCACGTCCTGCGCGACACCCTGCGCTTCGCCCGGCGGTGGTTCCGCTGGCTGGGATGGCTCTGGTAA
- a CDS encoding tyrosine-type recombinase/integrase, with the protein MMVTMTDPLTDLAIAYLAELKELRRRSPHTLRAYRGELEAFIRWLDETGRGPAEPAAFDTARLRAYLRFRRRNDRAPATHARRRSALHAFGDWLVERGHLDTNPARLLPRLRPRERPLPEFLTPEQVQRLVEAPLSGYSPGFHELRDELLHQLAALGLEPTELAALGVDELDERGVTLDGRGAQGLARYLELRTALPPRDDRLFLTAAGHRLQSLEVRRILGRRPTQYALRLRDRALLELLYGAGLRAAEAVDLTRRDLDLNAGLVTVHGKGSRWRITPCGATAARALETYLAERRRLAPRCDKVFLTVRGNPLSTRSVGRIVAKYARTAGLERPVSPHVLRHSFATHLLEAGVDIRLIQEMLGHRNLDTTARYAKVAVGRWRKAYERAHPRARLQGELLPQPEADEP; encoded by the coding sequence ATGATGGTAACAATGACCGACCCGCTGACAGACCTCGCCATTGCCTACCTGGCGGAGCTGAAGGAGCTGCGCCGCCGCTCCCCCCACACCCTGCGGGCCTACCGCGGCGAGCTGGAGGCCTTCATCCGCTGGCTCGACGAGACGGGGCGCGGCCCGGCGGAACCGGCGGCCTTCGACACCGCTCGGCTGCGGGCCTATCTGCGGTTCCGCCGCCGGAACGACCGGGCGCCGGCGACCCACGCCCGGCGGCGCTCCGCCCTCCACGCTTTCGGCGACTGGCTCGTCGAGCGTGGTCACCTGGACACCAACCCCGCCCGGCTGCTGCCCCGACTCCGCCCCCGCGAGCGACCCCTGCCCGAGTTTCTCACGCCGGAGCAGGTCCAGCGTCTGGTCGAAGCGCCGCTGAGCGGATACTCTCCCGGCTTCCACGAGCTGCGCGACGAGCTGCTCCACCAGTTGGCCGCCCTCGGCCTGGAACCCACCGAACTGGCCGCCCTCGGCGTCGACGAGCTCGATGAGCGCGGTGTCACCCTCGACGGTCGCGGTGCGCAAGGCTTGGCGCGCTACCTCGAACTACGGACGGCGCTGCCGCCCCGCGACGACCGGCTCTTTCTCACCGCCGCAGGACATCGCCTGCAAAGCCTCGAGGTGCGGCGCATCCTGGGCCGCCGGCCCACGCAATACGCCCTGCGGCTGCGTGACCGGGCCCTGCTCGAGCTGCTCTACGGCGCCGGTCTGCGCGCCGCCGAGGCCGTCGACCTGACCCGGCGCGACCTCGACCTCAACGCCGGTTTGGTGACCGTCCACGGCAAAGGCAGCCGCTGGCGAATCACCCCCTGCGGCGCGACGGCGGCCCGGGCCCTCGAAACCTACCTCGCCGAGCGACGCCGACTGGCCCCGCGCTGCGACAAGGTTTTCCTCACCGTCCGCGGCAACCCCCTCTCCACCCGCAGCGTCGGGCGGATCGTCGCCAAGTACGCCCGGACCGCCGGTCTCGAACGCCCCGTCTCACCCCACGTCCTGCGTCACAGTTTCGCCACTCACCTGCTCGAGGCCGGCGTCGACATCCGCCTGATCCAGGAGATGCTCGGCCACCGCAATCTCGATACCACGGCGCGCTACGCCAAGGTGGCCGTCGGACGCTGGCGCAAGGCCTACGAGCGCGCCCACCCCCGGGCCCGGCTGCAGGGTGAGCTGCTGCCCCAGCCCGAAGCCGACGAGCCCTGA